In Syngnathus acus chromosome 5, fSynAcu1.2, whole genome shotgun sequence, a genomic segment contains:
- the LOC119123442 gene encoding odorant receptor 131-2-like, producing MNSSDNASSPQQVALRDSLVSAVVKNLLVVLLWFLLQYINATLLATFFKHQTFHEEPRYILFIHMVINDSAQLSFSVTLFLLSYIVFHIRVSLCCVFILLTVFSTRNTPLNLAAMAAERYVAICRPLRHHQLCTARRTYLTILLIWLVSVAPEVTDLFLTVASQPPGFFLGYVFCVRSNVFPDALMMHKRIAFDCFYFLCVFLTLVFTYIKILRAVRSASAQKGLAERARNTVLLHGVQLAMCLLAYVSPGVELLLLLVFPGHMREIRYVGYLLVNILPRFLSPVIYGIRDDKFRRYLDKTQRSCFAPLRPRKRPPGGDVSR from the exons GTGGCTCTGAGGGACAGTCTTGTCTCTGCAGTGGTGAAAAACCTCCTGGTGGTTCTTCTGTGGTTCTTGCTCCAGTACATCAATGCCACCTTGCTTGCCACCTTCTTCAAACACCAG ACATTTCATGAGGAGCCCCGCTACATCCTGTTCATTCACATGGTGATCAACGACAGCGCCCAGCTGAGCTTCAGCGTCACCCTCTTCCTGCTCAGCTACATCGTGTTCCACATCCGTGTGTCCCTGTGCTGCGTGTTCATCCTGCTGACCGTGTTCAGCACCAGAAACACGCCGCTCAACCTGGCTGCCATGGCGGCCGAGCGGTACGTGGCCATCTGCAGGCCTCTAAGGCACCACCAGCTGTGCACGGCCCGGAGGACCTACCTGACCATCCTGCTCATCTGGTTGGTCAGCGTGGCCCCTGAGGTCACTGACCTCTTTCTCACCGTGGCCAGCCAGCCCCCGGGCTTCTTCCTGGGTTACGTCTTCTGCGTGCGCTCCAACGTCTTCCCGGACGCCCTCATGATGCACAAGCGCATCGCCTTCGATTGCTTCTATTTCCTGTGCGTCTTCCTCACGCTGGTGTTCACCTACATCAAGATCCTGAGGGCGGTGCGCTCGGCCTCAGCCCAGAAGGGTCTGGCCGAGAGGGCCCGCAACACGGTCCTGCTGCACGGCGTCCAGCTGGCCATGTGCCTGCTGGCCTATGTGTCACCCGGTgtagagctgctgctgctgctggtcttCCCGGGTCACATGCGGGAGATCCGCTACGTGGGCTACCTGCTGGTCAACATACTGCCCCGCTTCCTCAGCCCCGTGATCTACGGCATCCGTGACGACAAGTTCCGCAGGTACCTCGACAAAACGCAGAGATCCTGCTTCGCGCCGCTCAGGCCCAGGAAGCGGCCGCCAGGGGGCGACGTGTCCCGCTGA